In Acholeplasma equirhinis, the following proteins share a genomic window:
- the rny gene encoding ribonuclease Y: MFNILLVEESTMLITSILLTVVGLAIGAIVGYFIRVAHHEKSLRLSREEASRIIEDAKKEAEKTKREHVFEAKQEILALRKEFDNDMRERRQVVINLEEKVSQRETSLNQRSQYLDKREEGLDLKEQRLDERKEQLDIQYSKVEELVKEQEAKLVFVSNLTKEQAKELIMAQVRDSISNELAAYIREEEDKAKNTVQQKSKELLALAMQKYASETTSERTVSVVEIPNEDMKGRIIGKEGRNIRTLEALTGVDLIIDDTPEAVVLSGFDPVRREIAKRALSILVQDGRIHPGRIEEVVERARMEIDMFIREAGEEAVFKTAVGKVHPDIIKLLGRMSFRTSYGQNVLKHSIEVAFLAGKLAAEIGENEILARRAGLFHDIGKAVDHEIEGSHVTIGVDIMSRYKEPKEVIDAIASHHGDQEPETIIAVLVAAADALSAARPGARSESMDTYIKRLTQLEEISNGVEGVDKSYAIQAGREVRVIVQPDKIDDLGIVTVARQIKDKIEETMTYPGTIKVTVIREKRATDTAK; encoded by the coding sequence ATGTTTAACATTTTACTCGTAGAAGAGAGTACTATGCTAATTACCTCTATTTTGCTAACCGTCGTTGGACTAGCAATTGGTGCAATCGTTGGATATTTCATCAGAGTTGCCCATCACGAAAAAAGTCTACGCTTAAGTCGTGAAGAAGCTAGTCGTATTATTGAAGACGCGAAGAAAGAAGCTGAAAAAACTAAAAGAGAGCATGTTTTTGAAGCTAAACAAGAAATTTTAGCGTTACGTAAAGAATTCGATAATGATATGCGTGAAAGACGCCAAGTCGTCATTAATCTTGAAGAAAAAGTTTCTCAAAGAGAGACTTCTCTAAATCAGCGTTCACAGTATCTTGATAAACGTGAAGAAGGCTTGGATCTAAAAGAACAAAGACTAGACGAACGTAAAGAACAACTTGATATTCAATATAGCAAAGTGGAAGAATTAGTAAAAGAACAAGAAGCGAAGCTTGTGTTTGTTTCTAATTTAACGAAAGAACAGGCAAAAGAGCTGATAATGGCTCAAGTAAGAGATTCTATCTCAAATGAACTTGCTGCATACATTCGTGAAGAAGAAGACAAAGCTAAGAATACTGTTCAACAAAAGAGTAAGGAATTACTTGCACTCGCAATGCAAAAATATGCATCTGAAACTACATCAGAGCGTACTGTTTCAGTCGTTGAAATCCCTAACGAAGATATGAAAGGTCGTATCATTGGTAAAGAGGGAAGAAACATTCGTACACTTGAAGCTCTCACAGGTGTTGATTTAATTATTGACGATACACCGGAAGCGGTCGTATTATCAGGATTTGATCCAGTCCGTAGAGAAATCGCAAAACGTGCTTTATCAATTTTAGTCCAAGATGGTAGAATCCATCCAGGTAGAATCGAAGAAGTCGTAGAACGTGCTCGTATGGAAATTGATATGTTCATCAGAGAAGCTGGTGAAGAAGCAGTCTTTAAGACAGCTGTTGGTAAAGTACATCCAGATATCATCAAATTATTAGGTCGTATGAGTTTTAGAACATCATATGGACAAAATGTATTAAAACACTCAATTGAAGTTGCATTCCTCGCTGGAAAACTTGCAGCTGAAATCGGTGAAAATGAAATTCTTGCAAGACGTGCTGGTTTATTCCATGATATTGGTAAAGCAGTCGACCATGAAATCGAAGGTTCACACGTAACAATTGGTGTTGATATTATGTCAAGATACAAAGAACCAAAAGAAGTCATTGATGCAATTGCATCTCACCATGGTGATCAAGAACCTGAAACAATCATTGCAGTTTTAGTCGCTGCAGCTGATGCGTTATCAGCAGCAAGACCTGGTGCAAGAAGTGAATCAATGGATACATACATTAAACGTCTAACTCAATTAGAAGAAATTTCTAACGGTGTTGAAGGCGTTGATAAATCATACGCTATTCAAGCTGGACGTGAAGTTCGTGTTATCGTTCAACCAGATAAGATTGATGATTTAGGTATTGTGACAGTCGCAAGACAAATTAAAGATAAGATCGAAGAAACAATGACTTATCCAGGGACAATTAAAGTTACCGTTATTAGAGAAAAACGTGCAACTGATACTGCTAAATAA
- a CDS encoding ABC transporter ATP-binding protein, giving the protein MRQIKLVWRYIRRYKKLLMVSITCMLIVQTLGLLAPLIVKSILDDQLVGITRPWYETQETSGVSYNGKYYTQDDQTGDILTIVILNGQYLAIDGPIELGQQFFDGTNLKVVTFEGNEVFYPAVKLTGGEVMNFYAPFIEPVAILLILLFGRYVLHILFLFLQRITTSYITVNVVRDARKDAVKALQRMPMTYFEHEPAGKVANRIITDVNGMINLFSTLMNLLLNASLSVIFAYIGMFYLDSSLALMTFVAFPLIYLWLRFFVSHLNQIAQRVSESASMITAKLNEIINGVNILQIFNYQNETEKEFEVVSNEYRREQLREQKLHLTIGWNMIRLLGLMVTALIIGYFGFQSLTISGFIISAGTIYAYNDYLSRLIEPVQTLFREFGNLQMALVRTDRIFAIIDAEQEDDSFEVIPRYKGDIKFENLWFSYVKEKPVLLGVNLDIPAGSMIGIVGHTGSGKSTLMNLLLRFYDLKECDLGNIYVDGKEIRELSKRTYRQHIGIILQDPMIYTGTIASNVKFGKDVSDEEVERVLREIGGGYMIDKLENGIHHEVYRGGGNLSVGEKQLISFARAVVHNPSILVMDEATANIDTETENLIQNALNKVKEGRTTIVIAHRLSTIKNANKIIVLENGLKVEEGTHDELLANDKQYAGIYRSQTKNV; this is encoded by the coding sequence ATGAGACAAATAAAACTCGTTTGGCGTTATATCAGACGCTACAAGAAACTCTTGATGGTATCAATTACATGTATGTTAATTGTTCAAACACTTGGACTCTTAGCACCATTAATTGTTAAATCAATTCTAGATGATCAACTTGTTGGTATTACAAGACCATGGTATGAAACACAAGAAACATCTGGTGTATCATATAACGGTAAATACTATACGCAAGATGATCAAACAGGTGATATATTAACTATTGTTATTTTAAATGGCCAATATTTAGCTATTGATGGACCTATTGAACTGGGCCAACAATTCTTTGATGGTACAAATCTTAAAGTTGTAACCTTTGAGGGAAATGAAGTATTTTATCCAGCAGTTAAACTCACTGGTGGTGAAGTTATGAATTTCTATGCACCATTTATTGAGCCGGTTGCAATACTTTTAATCTTACTCTTTGGAAGATATGTATTACATATTCTCTTTTTATTCCTTCAACGCATCACAACATCATACATTACAGTCAATGTTGTTAGAGATGCAAGAAAAGACGCAGTTAAAGCACTGCAAAGAATGCCAATGACATATTTTGAGCACGAACCTGCAGGTAAGGTAGCAAATCGTATCATTACCGATGTTAATGGTATGATTAACCTTTTCTCAACCTTAATGAACTTGCTACTAAATGCTTCATTATCCGTGATATTTGCATATATTGGTATGTTCTATCTAGATAGTAGTTTAGCATTAATGACATTTGTTGCATTCCCACTCATTTATCTATGGTTAAGATTCTTTGTAAGTCACTTAAATCAAATTGCACAACGTGTATCAGAATCTGCATCTATGATTACTGCTAAACTAAATGAAATTATCAATGGTGTGAATATTTTACAAATCTTTAACTATCAAAATGAAACAGAAAAAGAATTTGAAGTTGTATCAAATGAATATCGTCGTGAACAATTAAGAGAACAAAAACTCCATCTTACAATTGGATGGAACATGATTCGTCTCTTAGGGTTAATGGTTACTGCATTAATCATTGGTTACTTTGGGTTCCAAAGTTTAACCATTTCTGGATTCATCATTTCAGCTGGTACAATCTATGCTTACAACGATTATCTATCTCGTTTAATTGAACCAGTTCAAACACTTTTCCGTGAATTTGGTAATCTCCAAATGGCACTTGTTAGAACAGATCGTATATTTGCGATTATTGATGCAGAACAAGAAGATGATAGTTTTGAAGTGATTCCTCGTTATAAAGGTGATATTAAGTTTGAAAACTTATGGTTCTCTTATGTTAAAGAAAAACCTGTACTACTTGGTGTGAATTTAGATATTCCTGCTGGTTCAATGATTGGAATTGTTGGACATACAGGTAGTGGAAAATCTACATTAATGAACTTACTTTTACGATTCTATGATTTAAAAGAATGTGACCTTGGAAATATTTATGTTGATGGAAAAGAAATTCGTGAGTTAAGCAAACGTACTTATCGACAACATATTGGTATCATTCTTCAAGACCCAATGATCTACACTGGAACGATTGCATCAAATGTTAAGTTTGGTAAAGATGTTTCAGATGAAGAAGTAGAACGTGTCTTAAGAGAAATTGGTGGAGGTTACATGATTGATAAACTTGAAAATGGAATTCATCATGAAGTTTATCGCGGTGGTGGTAACTTATCTGTCGGTGAAAAACAATTGATTTCATTTGCAAGAGCTGTTGTTCATAACCCATCAATTCTTGTTATGGATGAAGCAACTGCAAACATTGATACTGAAACTGAAAACTTAATTCAAAATGCATTGAATAAGGTTAAAGAAGGTCGTACAACAATTGTTATTGCCCACAGACTTTCAACAATTAAAAATGCAAACAAAATTATCGTTTTAGAAAATGGATTAAAAGTGGAAGAAGGTACACACGATGAATTACTAGCAAATGACAAACAATATGCTGGTATCTATCGTTCACAAACTAAAAATGTATAA
- a CDS encoding ABC transporter ATP-binding protein — protein sequence MINIIKKVSWYIKQEWRAYLIMFVFLIIITLLALTPAYILGMAIDVIVSKSLTFESLLFLLVGLVLVPFGRYTSSYIYNYTLNKTSQKLAFQMRQKYLKKLFSMDAEFYEKYQKGDLISRATNDLDSITIAATSMIEGIVLNVAMILVAITIMASTISWQLTVISVTIMPIGLTILNFIRMKKRAYVKKHRIIYAKMTEKILESVEGQKTIRAYVQEDTDLQKQYEAINGDIESWRYIINYENRLTPLFEMVYGIAYILAFVFGSVFIMNQMMTVGQLVTFVSYIGMLYGPIIGISGVFQQINNATVAIDRFYEIMDIEPKVTDDKDNEHIMSFNSIEFKDVTFKYPFDHSDTIQNINLKINHGETLGVVGPTGSGKSTLIRQLLREFNVTSGRILIDQKDIKKYNIKDLRNMVGYVPQSHMLFRRGVDDNIMIGNPTATIDQLNRAIKVADFEKDLNYLSEGVHTKVGEGGATLSGGQKQRLSIARALVREPEILILDDSLSAVDAKTEENIIDQLKQFRKNKTNIIIAHRFSAVRDADHIIVMNKGRIIDEGTHEELVSRDGWYKDQYIKQMSMK from the coding sequence ATGATAAATATTATAAAGAAAGTTAGTTGGTACATCAAACAGGAATGGAGAGCATATTTAATTATGTTCGTTTTCCTGATTATCATTACACTATTGGCATTAACTCCAGCCTACATCTTGGGTATGGCAATTGATGTGATTGTTTCAAAGAGTTTAACATTTGAATCACTGTTATTTCTCTTGGTAGGGCTAGTTTTAGTTCCTTTTGGACGATATACATCATCTTATATTTATAACTACACATTAAATAAAACCAGTCAAAAATTAGCATTTCAAATGCGTCAAAAGTATTTGAAAAAATTATTTTCAATGGATGCTGAATTTTATGAAAAATACCAAAAAGGTGATTTAATTTCAAGAGCAACAAATGACCTTGATTCAATCACAATTGCAGCAACTTCAATGATTGAAGGTATTGTCTTAAATGTTGCGATGATTCTTGTCGCAATTACGATTATGGCATCGACAATTTCTTGGCAATTGACAGTGATTTCAGTCACGATCATGCCGATTGGATTAACGATACTTAACTTCATTCGTATGAAGAAACGTGCATATGTTAAAAAACATCGTATCATTTATGCGAAGATGACTGAAAAGATTTTAGAATCTGTTGAAGGTCAAAAAACTATTCGTGCATATGTACAAGAAGATACAGACCTTCAAAAACAATATGAAGCAATCAACGGGGATATTGAATCCTGGCGATACATTATTAATTATGAAAACAGATTAACACCATTATTTGAAATGGTTTACGGTATTGCTTATATTTTAGCGTTTGTCTTTGGGTCAGTATTTATTATGAACCAAATGATGACTGTCGGACAACTTGTAACTTTTGTATCATACATTGGTATGTTATATGGTCCAATTATTGGTATTTCAGGGGTATTCCAACAAATCAATAATGCAACTGTTGCGATTGACAGATTCTATGAAATCATGGATATTGAACCTAAAGTTACAGATGATAAAGATAATGAACACATCATGTCATTTAATTCAATCGAATTCAAAGATGTCACATTTAAATATCCATTTGATCATAGTGATACAATTCAAAATATTAATTTAAAGATTAATCATGGTGAAACACTTGGTGTTGTTGGACCGACAGGTTCAGGAAAATCTACATTAATTCGACAACTCTTACGTGAATTTAATGTAACAAGTGGAAGAATATTGATTGATCAAAAAGATATTAAAAAATATAACATTAAAGATCTTAGAAATATGGTGGGTTATGTTCCGCAGTCACATATGCTATTCCGACGTGGTGTTGATGATAATATTATGATTGGTAACCCAACCGCAACAATCGATCAATTAAATCGCGCAATTAAAGTCGCAGACTTTGAAAAAGATTTAAATTACTTATCAGAAGGTGTGCATACTAAAGTTGGTGAAGGTGGTGCAACTCTTTCCGGTGGTCAAAAACAACGTCTTTCAATTGCACGTGCTTTAGTCCGTGAACCAGAAATTTTAATTCTTGACGACTCACTTTCTGCAGTTGATGCTAAAACTGAAGAAAATATTATTGATCAATTAAAACAATTTAGAAAAAATAAGACGAATATTATTATTGCCCACAGATTCTCAGCAGTTCGAGATGCTGACCATATTATTGTCATGAATAAAGGTCGTATCATTGATGAAGGCACACATGAAGAATTAGTCAGTCGAGATGGTTGGTATAAAGACCAATACATCAAACAAATGAGTATGAAGTAG
- the recA gene encoding recombinase RecA, which translates to MSDNKKQQALELALKQIEKQFGKGSIMKLGDEGDHSVEVIPTGSLALDIALGIGGYPRGRIIEVYGPESSGKTTLTLHAMASAQKAGGTVAFIDAEHALDPTYAKALGVDLNNLVLSQPDTGEQALDIAEALIKSGSIDMIVVDSVAALVPEQEIAGDMSANHVGLQARMMSQAMRKLSGVISKTNVVAIFINQIREKVGIMFGNPETTPGGRALKFFSSVRLEIRRAEALKAGNDMVGIRSNVKVVKSKVAPPLKVAAIDILYGTGISRSGEILDLATDLEFVNKSGAWYNIGDEKLGQGRENARAYLESKPELLDELENKILAHYNIKK; encoded by the coding sequence ATGAGTGATAACAAAAAACAACAGGCATTAGAACTTGCCTTAAAACAAATTGAAAAGCAATTTGGTAAAGGTTCTATCATGAAATTAGGTGATGAAGGCGATCATTCAGTTGAAGTCATTCCAACCGGTTCATTAGCATTAGATATTGCGTTAGGTATTGGTGGATATCCACGTGGCAGAATCATTGAAGTTTATGGTCCTGAATCAAGTGGTAAAACAACTTTAACATTACATGCAATGGCAAGTGCTCAAAAAGCTGGTGGTACAGTTGCTTTTATTGATGCTGAACACGCATTAGATCCTACCTATGCAAAAGCTTTAGGTGTTGATTTAAATAATTTAGTACTTTCTCAACCAGATACTGGTGAGCAAGCACTTGATATTGCTGAAGCGTTAATCAAGAGTGGTTCTATCGATATGATTGTTGTTGACTCAGTTGCAGCTCTTGTACCTGAGCAAGAAATTGCAGGTGATATGTCAGCTAATCACGTTGGTCTTCAAGCAAGAATGATGAGCCAAGCTATGAGAAAACTCTCTGGTGTAATTTCAAAGACAAACGTTGTCGCTATTTTCATTAACCAAATTCGTGAAAAAGTCGGCATTATGTTTGGTAACCCAGAAACAACACCTGGTGGTCGTGCGCTTAAATTCTTCTCATCTGTTCGTTTAGAAATCAGAAGAGCAGAAGCACTCAAAGCTGGAAATGACATGGTTGGGATTCGTTCAAACGTTAAAGTCGTTAAGTCAAAGGTAGCACCACCATTAAAGGTAGCAGCAATCGATATTCTTTATGGAACAGGTATTTCAAGAAGTGGCGAAATCTTAGATTTAGCAACTGATCTTGAATTTGTTAATAAGAGCGGTGCTTGGTACAATATTGGTGATGAAAAACTTGGTCAAGGCCGTGAAAATGCACGTGCTTATCTTGAGTCAAAACCAGAATTATTAGATGAGTTAGAAAATAAAATACTTGCTCATTACAATATAAAAAAATAA
- the pgsA gene encoding CDP-diacylglycerol--glycerol-3-phosphate 3-phosphatidyltransferase, translated as MTTANKLTIFRVILIPFMIGILYIDSLFITQTQFLSMTIGQIIFAVIFVVASLTDFLDGYIARKYNQITTFGKFLDPIADKVLVFAALYYLMVIMPDRVPIWTVVLIMIREFMVTGIRLLAVERGNVIAASKLGKYKTATTMVAIIILLFNDFGLTMLDPNFEWFGNIVYYFAVFFTALSGYDYFMKNKKVVLESI; from the coding sequence ATGACAACAGCAAATAAACTTACCATATTTCGCGTAATTCTAATACCTTTTATGATAGGTATTTTATATATAGATAGTCTGTTTATTACGCAAACCCAATTCTTGAGTATGACCATTGGTCAAATAATCTTTGCAGTTATCTTTGTGGTAGCAAGCTTAACTGACTTTTTAGATGGTTATATTGCAAGAAAATATAATCAAATTACAACATTTGGTAAATTTTTAGATCCGATAGCGGATAAAGTATTAGTGTTTGCAGCACTTTATTATTTAATGGTTATTATGCCTGACAGAGTACCTATTTGGACTGTAGTTCTTATTATGATTAGAGAATTTATGGTGACTGGTATTCGATTACTCGCAGTAGAACGCGGTAATGTTATAGCAGCAAGTAAACTTGGTAAATATAAAACTGCAACTACAATGGTAGCAATTATTATTTTATTATTTAATGATTTTGGATTAACCATGTTAGATCCTAATTTTGAATGGTTTGGTAATATTGTTTACTACTTCGCAGTATTCTTTACAGCATTATCAGGTTATGATTATTTTATGAAAAATAAAAAGGTTGTATTAGAATCAATTTAA
- the rpsT gene encoding 30S ribosomal protein S20, with product MANIKSQIKRNKTNEKARQANVALKSSYKTSAKAIAAAVAAGDKEKALSLLSLTFKKLDKGQAKGVFHKNFVARHKSALSKQVNALA from the coding sequence GTGGCTAATATCAAATCTCAAATTAAACGTAATAAAACTAATGAAAAAGCTCGTCAAGCGAATGTTGCATTAAAGAGTTCTTACAAGACTTCTGCTAAAGCGATCGCAGCAGCTGTTGCAGCTGGTGACAAGGAAAAAGCATTATCTTTATTATCTTTAACATTTAAGAAGTTAGACAAAGGTCAAGCAAAAGGTGTATTCCACAAGAACTTCGTTGCTCGTCATAAGTCTGCTTTATCAAAACAAGTTAACGCATTAGCATAA
- a CDS encoding 3'-5' exonuclease has translation MNLKYQSILIFDFETTGLSAANDRIIEVGAVKLKKAGDRYEVVESMNELIKQPEPISAFITNLTGITNEMLKKDGIDEEIAFQMLNNLIDEDTLLVAYNLAFDIGFLLKLFQKYVEKNYAIKNDILDCMAVYKDRYPYPHKLMNAVETFGIVNENAHRASDDALATFKVLQALDQQQPNLEVYVNVLGYNPKYPKPDIYFSKKSIKRVGQGMNGQREIEKSA, from the coding sequence ATGAATTTAAAATATCAATCAATCTTAATCTTTGACTTTGAAACAACAGGTCTATCAGCAGCAAACGATCGTATCATCGAAGTTGGTGCTGTAAAATTAAAAAAAGCCGGTGATCGTTATGAGGTTGTTGAATCAATGAATGAATTAATCAAACAACCTGAACCGATTTCAGCTTTTATTACAAATTTAACAGGTATCACAAATGAAATGTTGAAAAAAGATGGTATCGATGAAGAAATCGCATTTCAAATGTTAAATAATTTAATTGATGAAGATACACTACTTGTCGCGTATAACTTAGCATTTGATATTGGATTCTTGCTTAAATTATTCCAAAAATATGTTGAGAAGAACTACGCAATTAAAAATGATATTTTAGACTGCATGGCAGTTTATAAGGATAGATATCCATATCCACATAAATTAATGAATGCAGTTGAAACTTTTGGTATTGTAAATGAAAATGCCCATAGAGCTAGTGATGATGCTTTAGCAACATTCAAAGTTCTACAAGCACTTGATCAACAGCAACCAAATTTAGAAGTTTATGTGAATGTATTAGGATATAATCCAAAATATCCAAAACCAGATATTTATTTTTCTAAGAAATCAATAAAAAGAGTTGGCCAAGGTATGAATGGTCAACGTGAAATAGAAAAATCAGCATAA
- the holA gene encoding DNA polymerase III subunit delta, whose translation MEKIYLLVGESTYLIREQIKKYQVLSKIDPMNAITFDAIDTPLENILQELYTVSFFDEKKMVVIEHVDALASYDDKALKQFRSYLENPSSEILLVMYVTTLPERSSFTDLLEKYTFIERIKPIEGSLLPIHIKKLFDEDGYKIDGRTIQAIIDRTGNNLYLIEQEISKLKAYAYDLKEINFDMVNNLVPRTLEENIFNFSSAYLRGDVKTYMQIYDDLLESKMQPSTIINHLYQTIFLIFQAQKLLQSKYDQESIAHYLGISSGRAYHVVKEARVQNPKALEKLIKDLKELDLNIKSGNQDDRLGFELLLLGKVK comes from the coding sequence ATGGAAAAAATATATTTACTTGTTGGTGAATCCACATACCTTATTAGAGAACAAATAAAAAAATATCAAGTCTTATCAAAGATTGACCCTATGAATGCCATTACCTTTGATGCAATTGATACACCGCTTGAAAATATCTTGCAGGAACTTTATACGGTTTCTTTTTTTGATGAGAAGAAAATGGTCGTGATTGAGCATGTAGATGCACTTGCATCTTATGATGATAAAGCTCTTAAACAATTTAGAAGTTATTTAGAAAATCCAAGTTCTGAAATCTTACTTGTCATGTATGTAACAACATTACCTGAGCGTAGCAGCTTTACAGATCTATTAGAAAAATATACATTCATCGAACGAATTAAACCAATTGAAGGTTCACTCCTACCAATTCATATTAAGAAACTATTTGATGAGGATGGTTATAAGATTGATGGCAGAACAATTCAAGCAATCATTGATCGAACTGGGAATAATCTATATTTAATTGAACAAGAGATCTCAAAACTTAAAGCATATGCTTATGATTTAAAAGAAATTAATTTTGATATGGTTAATAATTTAGTTCCTAGAACTTTAGAAGAAAATATATTTAATTTCTCATCTGCTTATTTAAGAGGTGATGTCAAAACTTATATGCAAATTTATGATGATTTACTTGAAAGTAAGATGCAACCTTCAACAATTATCAACCACTTATATCAAACAATCTTCTTGATATTCCAAGCTCAAAAATTACTACAATCAAAATATGATCAAGAATCGATTGCACATTACTTAGGGATTTCATCAGGACGTGCATATCATGTAGTGAAAGAAGCACGCGTACAAAATCCAAAAGCATTAGAAAAACTCATTAAAGATTTAAAAGAATTAGACTTAAATATAAAATCAGGTAACCAAGACGACAGACTCGGTTTTGAGTTACTATTATTGGGGAAAGTGAAATGA
- a CDS encoding ComEC/Rec2 family competence protein, which produces MKRSSHISISNFLHLYVILLISFSITLNYWYFGFVFIYLLYRFRKLINYILIICILGIFLLNFIYQRYIPEEVFGRGIILTKEVKNYSNQYEVLIQFKKYEFNSKEEFSPFEIIEIEGLVVNFKNSTIPNGFDEYQYKMSNGITAKIDVIKIKSVFKFNVFSNLDTSKPLVKLFKDENFYEMDSLSYLLSLSSVHLTFFIFLIRRLFFYLDIKDHEKDLLISILSFIFYLIGFSILVLRMFLKYVLTWLNEQFNLSLTDLDIESFGFIVILIIHPLYIYNKSFQVLYLLIVMFKLKPLKSRFQDVMLAPLILIPYLTLWQGKVNLTLLIFTPLLISLIKPIFIPSVILVTILPILNVIPFIGKLIQSIIIFLEPYQFAIYFFRFEGILLIVYYVGLILTISAKKEMKLNLRLSIFIWILTLSITITWIPKADQVIFLDVGQGDSSVIFKNGKTIVIDSYQYVSKYLSSNYIYQIDYLILSHNDLDHMQEASELIKNFEVDTLILSGYTDYGLAHQNIILIDEGNLIEIDSIELKFLGPIRDYQNTNLNSLVFQIKVNALTFLYTGDIGVKAESDLVNTYHDKLKSDVIKVAHHGSDTSSSLEFLSEVDPKFAVVSVKDKNIYNLPTPEIIKRHQTLSIKVFETRYLGSILFYKQEIINFKP; this is translated from the coding sequence TTGAAAAGATCAAGTCATATTTCTATCTCTAATTTCTTACATTTGTATGTTATTTTACTGATTAGTTTTTCTATAACTTTAAACTATTGGTATTTTGGGTTTGTATTCATTTATCTATTGTATCGATTTAGAAAACTTATTAATTATATATTAATAATATGCATACTTGGTATATTTTTACTAAACTTTATATATCAAAGATATATCCCCGAAGAAGTCTTTGGTAGGGGGATAATTTTAACTAAAGAAGTAAAAAACTATTCAAATCAATATGAAGTACTTATTCAATTCAAAAAATATGAGTTTAATAGTAAAGAAGAATTTTCTCCTTTTGAAATTATTGAAATTGAAGGACTTGTAGTAAACTTTAAAAATTCAACGATTCCAAATGGTTTTGATGAATATCAATATAAAATGTCAAATGGCATAACAGCCAAGATTGATGTCATAAAAATTAAGTCTGTCTTTAAATTTAATGTGTTTAGTAATTTAGATACATCAAAACCTTTAGTCAAACTTTTTAAAGATGAGAACTTTTATGAAATGGATAGTTTAAGTTATCTGTTGTCTTTATCAAGTGTGCATCTTACCTTTTTCATATTTTTAATTCGAAGACTATTTTTTTATTTAGATATTAAAGATCATGAGAAAGATCTTTTGATTTCAATACTCTCTTTTATTTTTTATTTAATTGGATTTAGTATTTTAGTCTTACGCATGTTTTTAAAATATGTACTTACCTGGTTAAATGAACAATTCAATTTAAGCTTAACAGATTTAGATATTGAGTCATTTGGATTTATTGTAATCCTTATAATTCATCCATTATATATCTATAATAAAAGTTTTCAAGTCTTATACTTACTTATTGTTATGTTTAAGTTAAAACCTTTAAAAAGTAGATTTCAAGACGTTATGCTCGCTCCGCTTATTCTAATACCTTATTTAACGTTATGGCAAGGTAAAGTAAATTTAACACTTCTGATTTTTACACCACTCTTAATCAGTTTAATTAAACCTATATTTATTCCAAGTGTCATACTTGTAACAATCCTTCCAATTTTAAATGTGATACCTTTTATTGGAAAATTGATACAAAGTATCATTATCTTTTTAGAACCTTATCAGTTTGCAATTTATTTTTTTAGATTTGAAGGTATCTTACTTATTGTATATTATGTTGGTCTCATTCTAACAATCAGTGCAAAAAAGGAAATGAAACTTAATTTAAGGTTATCTATTTTTATTTGGATACTTACATTAAGCATAACAATAACTTGGATACCAAAAGCTGACCAAGTTATCTTTTTAGATGTTGGTCAAGGGGATAGTAGTGTTATCTTTAAAAATGGTAAAACAATCGTTATTGATAGTTATCAATATGTTTCAAAATACTTAAGTTCAAACTATATTTATCAAATTGATTATTTAATACTTTCTCATAATGATTTAGATCACATGCAAGAAGCATCTGAATTAATTAAAAACTTTGAAGTAGATACATTAATTTTAAGTGGTTATACTGATTATGGACTTGCTCATCAAAATATCATTCTTATTGATGAGGGGAATTTAATTGAAATAGATTCAATTGAATTAAAGTTTTTAGGGCCAATCAGAGATTATCAAAATACAAATCTGAACTCACTTGTCTTTCAAATTAAAGTAAACGCATTAACATTCTTATATACCGGAGATATTGGTGTAAAAGCAGAAAGTGATTTAGTTAATACGTATCATGATAAGTTGAAGTCGGATGTGATAAAAGTTGCCCATCACGGTTCAGATACATCCAGTAGTTTAGAGTTTTTATCAGAAGTTGATCCTAAATTTGCAGTTGTATCTGTAAAAGATAAAAATATCTATAATTTACCGACACCTGAAATTATCAAACGACATCAGACCTTAAGTATCAAAGTATTTGAAACAAGATATCTGGGGAGTATCTTGTTTTATAAACAAGAAATAATTAACTTTAAACCTTAA